The following proteins are co-located in the Blastopirellula sediminis genome:
- a CDS encoding protein kinase domain-containing protein: MPTDEPSRCAKFFQRYASADALRDVLLQAGVLEERELAAILQDRQVSTALELGNLLIGRGLLTAFQLRAIEHGKTRGIRLGHYIVLDKVGEGGMGHVYKARHFRMNRVVALKILSRKHMRNPQKIQRFFQEVEAAARLTHPNIVTAYDAGESEGLHFLVMELIDGPDLAKLVKEQGPLSPSQAIDVIKQAATGLAYAHEQGLVHRDIKPDNILLDQRGVVRILDLGIARIVDSAEDDVETASPETGILGATSRRNLTVEGSIMGTASFMSPEQSVDSKQVDRRGDIYSLGCTLYYLLSGSPPFQEKSVQDIVMAHRQEPAPDIRNFRSDVSQGIADIMQKCMAKSPSDRFQNAEELLAALSSLDASGEEALIVAEPVAAANVTARRASFGRRWGYGLAGGLIVFLLLASTALLNRGYFAQADSTAKRSDAHWQAINKAEPQGGTASPSIERDGFPLEKFQPDQLSADGHGLVAAFSRDPEMLTRVATRVDKNIDFLWMKGVLPPAGQKIYAPYYARWKGWLKTPSGGDYDFCIVSNGGVRIWIDDALVLDKWEEHRLNEGESRFYGSPIDRYEFVTTFADQPQEIRVEYNQTTPAPSCLSLMVRDAKGRLHAVPASWLFVGEKMAAEANVPAMSDSNLTSENGLHVEYYRGSGFDQLVATSETPGINEFWCKEAPRPELNPDNFSVRWVGWLMPPVDGNYELDLIGGNSLSLMMDETSIFSDPGTEPQIPISYRKTTIQELKRRPYRIQVAIAETAGSNVASLRWVVPGTNEAVPIPPECFFLEWPGVR; encoded by the coding sequence ATGCCCACCGACGAGCCTTCTCGCTGCGCCAAGTTTTTCCAGCGGTACGCCAGCGCCGATGCACTGCGCGACGTCTTGCTGCAGGCCGGCGTGCTGGAAGAGCGGGAGCTGGCGGCAATTCTGCAGGATCGTCAGGTGAGTACGGCGCTAGAACTGGGCAATCTGCTCATTGGCCGCGGTTTGCTGACGGCGTTTCAGTTGCGTGCGATTGAGCATGGGAAGACGCGCGGCATTCGCCTGGGGCACTACATCGTGCTCGACAAGGTGGGCGAAGGAGGGATGGGACACGTCTACAAGGCGCGGCATTTTCGGATGAACCGCGTCGTCGCGCTCAAGATTCTTTCCCGCAAGCACATGCGGAATCCGCAAAAGATCCAGCGGTTCTTTCAGGAAGTGGAAGCGGCGGCCCGGCTGACCCATCCCAACATCGTGACCGCCTACGACGCCGGTGAATCGGAAGGGCTCCACTTTCTGGTGATGGAACTGATTGACGGCCCCGATTTGGCGAAGTTGGTCAAAGAGCAAGGTCCGCTGTCGCCGTCGCAAGCGATCGACGTGATCAAACAGGCGGCGACCGGTTTGGCGTACGCCCACGAACAAGGCCTGGTCCATCGGGACATCAAGCCGGACAACATCCTGCTTGATCAACGGGGCGTCGTCCGGATTCTCGATCTCGGAATCGCGCGGATCGTCGATTCGGCCGAAGATGACGTCGAAACGGCATCGCCGGAGACTGGCATTCTGGGGGCGACGAGTCGGCGCAATTTGACGGTTGAGGGGAGCATCATGGGAACCGCTTCCTTCATGTCGCCAGAGCAATCGGTCGACTCGAAGCAGGTCGATCGCCGGGGGGACATCTACAGTCTTGGTTGCACCCTCTATTACCTGTTGAGCGGATCGCCTCCGTTCCAGGAGAAGTCGGTCCAAGACATCGTCATGGCGCATCGACAAGAGCCGGCGCCCGACATTCGCAATTTCCGTAGCGACGTCTCGCAAGGGATCGCCGACATCATGCAAAAGTGCATGGCGAAATCGCCTTCCGATCGCTTTCAGAACGCGGAAGAACTGTTAGCGGCGCTTTCATCGCTCGATGCGAGTGGGGAAGAGGCGTTGATAGTTGCGGAACCAGTTGCTGCGGCGAATGTGACTGCGAGACGCGCCAGCTTTGGTCGCCGCTGGGGATATGGTCTGGCAGGCGGTCTGATCGTCTTTCTGTTGTTGGCGTCGACGGCGCTATTGAATCGCGGCTACTTCGCCCAGGCCGATTCGACGGCCAAGCGTTCCGATGCCCATTGGCAGGCGATTAACAAAGCCGAGCCGCAAGGTGGTACCGCGTCTCCATCGATCGAGAGGGACGGTTTTCCGCTCGAGAAGTTTCAACCTGACCAGCTATCCGCAGACGGTCATGGTTTGGTGGCGGCGTTTTCCCGTGACCCCGAGATGTTGACCCGAGTCGCGACGCGCGTCGACAAGAACATCGACTTCCTCTGGATGAAGGGAGTTTTGCCGCCGGCGGGCCAGAAGATCTACGCACCCTACTACGCGCGCTGGAAAGGTTGGCTGAAGACGCCCTCGGGGGGAGATTATGACTTTTGCATCGTCAGTAATGGCGGAGTGCGGATTTGGATCGATGATGCCCTGGTGCTCGACAAATGGGAAGAGCATCGTCTGAATGAAGGTGAATCCCGATTTTACGGTTCGCCGATCGATCGCTACGAGTTCGTGACGACATTCGCAGATCAGCCACAGGAAATCCGGGTCGAATACAATCAAACGACGCCGGCGCCCTCTTGTTTGTCGCTGATGGTGCGCGATGCCAAGGGAAGGCTACACGCCGTGCCGGCGAGCTGGTTGTTTGTTGGGGAGAAGATGGCCGCCGAGGCGAACGTTCCGGCGATGTCCGACAGCAACTTGACTAGCGAGAACGGGCTTCACGTCGAGTACTACCGAGGGAGCGGCTTCGACCAGTTGGTGGCGACCAGCGAAACGCCCGGCATCAACGAGTTTTGGTGCAAAGAGGCGCCCCGGCCGGAACTGAATCCTGACAACTTCTCGGTCCGCTGGGTTGGCTGGCTCATGCCGCCGGTCGATGGGAATTACGAACTCGACCTGATCGGCGGCAATTCGCTTTCCCTGATGATGGACGAGACGTCGATCTTCTCTGATCCTGGGACGGAGCCGCAGATTCCGATCAGCTATCGAAAGACGACCATTCAGGAACTAAAACGGCGCCCCTATCGGATTCAGGTCGCCATCGCCGAAACAGCCGGCAGCAACGTGGCCAGCTTGCGATGGGTTGTGCCGGGGACGAACGAAGCAGTCCCGATCCCGCCAGAGTGCTTTTTTCTGGAGTGGCCGGGGGTGCGGTAG
- a CDS encoding DUF1844 domain-containing protein, producing the protein MSSEEEKEAGAPIPEETATETHRGGKFDPSKIPPPDFKMLVSMLATQAFAAMGQIPNPETGQPMLELPLAKHMIDMLVVIDEKTKGNLTPEEAQFIEHALHELRMGYFAVSQGKK; encoded by the coding sequence ATGAGCTCGGAAGAAGAAAAAGAAGCCGGTGCGCCGATTCCTGAAGAAACGGCGACCGAAACGCATCGCGGCGGGAAGTTCGACCCCAGCAAGATCCCGCCGCCGGATTTCAAAATGCTCGTCTCGATGTTGGCCACCCAGGCCTTCGCCGCGATGGGACAAATCCCCAACCCGGAAACGGGCCAGCCGATGCTCGAACTGCCGCTGGCCAAGCACATGATCGACATGCTGGTCGTTATTGACGAAAAGACGAAGGGGAATCTGACCCCGGAAGAAGCGCAATTCATCGAACACGCGCTGCATGAACTGCGGATGGGGTACTTTGCGGTTTCGCAGGGGAAGAAGTAG
- a CDS encoding CTP synthase, whose protein sequence is MTKHIFVTGGVVSSLGKGLTSASIGMLLEQRGLRVKMQKLDPYINVDPGTMSPYQHGEVYVLDDGSETDLDLGHYERFTNSPLTRDANYTTGQIYLSVINKERRGEFLGKTVQVIPHITNEIKSVIQKLADDDTDVVITEIGGTVGDIESQPFLEAIRQFSLTAGKENCLYIHLTLVPYLKAAAELKTKPTQHSVGQLREIGIQPDILICRTERNLSHDDREKIALFCNVPIEAVIEEKDKDFSIYEVPLSLHENRLDHLIAKKFGFPRTQVDLTQWQEILHTLRNPEAEISIAVVGKYAEHKDAYKSIYEAIDHAGIAHHAQIRIGRIQSESIESEGAERLLSGYDGILVPGGFGERGIEGKVEAIRYARERNIPFLGICLGMQCAAIEFARNVVGLEGAHSTEFSKDTPHPVICLLDEQKNITDKGGTMRLGAQDCALTPGTHAHNAYGADLINERHRHRYEFNNKYREQFIKHGLRFSGLKPDGSLVEIIENEDHPWFVAVQFHPEFKSKPIQAQPLFAGFVGAAIQRRGKSAPNAAQAEETAET, encoded by the coding sequence ATGACCAAGCATATTTTCGTGACCGGCGGCGTCGTTAGCTCACTCGGTAAAGGGCTGACCAGCGCTTCCATCGGCATGCTGCTCGAGCAGCGCGGGCTTCGCGTCAAAATGCAAAAGCTCGACCCCTATATCAATGTCGATCCCGGCACGATGAGCCCCTATCAGCATGGCGAAGTCTACGTGCTGGACGACGGCAGCGAAACCGACTTGGACCTGGGTCACTACGAACGATTCACCAACAGCCCGCTGACCCGCGACGCCAACTACACGACCGGTCAGATCTATCTGTCGGTGATCAACAAAGAACGTCGCGGCGAATTCCTGGGCAAGACGGTCCAGGTCATCCCCCACATCACCAACGAAATCAAAAGCGTCATCCAGAAGCTCGCCGATGACGACACCGACGTCGTGATCACCGAAATCGGCGGCACCGTCGGCGACATCGAAAGCCAGCCGTTCCTCGAAGCGATTCGTCAGTTTTCGCTGACCGCCGGCAAAGAGAACTGCTTGTATATCCACCTGACGCTGGTTCCCTACCTGAAGGCGGCGGCCGAACTGAAGACCAAACCGACGCAGCACTCGGTCGGTCAGCTCCGCGAGATCGGTATTCAGCCTGATATCTTGATCTGCCGCACCGAACGGAACCTGAGCCACGACGATCGCGAAAAGATCGCCCTTTTCTGCAATGTGCCGATCGAAGCGGTCATCGAAGAAAAAGACAAAGACTTCTCGATCTACGAAGTGCCGCTCAGCTTGCACGAAAACCGTCTGGATCACCTGATCGCAAAGAAGTTCGGCTTCCCGCGCACCCAGGTCGATCTGACGCAGTGGCAAGAGATTCTGCACACCCTCCGCAATCCAGAAGCGGAAATCAGCATCGCCGTGGTCGGCAAGTACGCCGAACACAAAGACGCCTACAAGTCGATCTACGAAGCGATCGACCATGCCGGGATCGCGCACCACGCCCAGATCCGCATCGGCCGCATCCAGAGCGAATCGATCGAATCGGAAGGCGCCGAGCGTCTGCTGTCGGGCTACGACGGCATCCTGGTCCCCGGCGGTTTCGGCGAGCGCGGGATTGAAGGAAAGGTCGAAGCGATTCGTTACGCCCGCGAGCGAAACATTCCGTTCCTCGGCATCTGTCTCGGCATGCAGTGCGCCGCGATCGAGTTCGCCCGCAACGTCGTCGGCCTGGAAGGCGCCCACTCGACCGAGTTCTCGAAAGATACGCCCCACCCGGTGATCTGCTTGCTCGACGAGCAGAAGAACATCACCGACAAAGGGGGCACGATGCGGCTGGGCGCCCAGGATTGTGCGCTCACGCCGGGCACGCACGCCCATAACGCGTATGGCGCCGATCTGATCAACGAACGTCACCGCCATCGCTACGAGTTCAACAACAAATACCGCGAACAGTTCATCAAGCACGGGCTCCGTTTCTCGGGGCTGAAGCCGGACGGCTCGCTGGTCGAGATCATCGAAAACGAAGATCACCCCTGGTTCGTCGCGGTGCAGTTTCACCCTGAATTCAAGTCGAAGCCGATCCAGGCGCAGCCGCTGTTCGCCGGATTCGTCGGCGCGGCGATCCAGCGTCGCGGCAAGTCGGCGCCCAATGCCGCACAGGCCGAAGAGACGGCCGAAACGTAG
- the kdsB gene encoding 3-deoxy-manno-octulosonate cytidylyltransferase produces the protein MSPQAPLRLHLRTAVIIPARLQSTRLPHKMLLAETGKPLIQHTYEAAVDALRPEKVIVATDHPSIRDAVLAFGGEVLMTSESCASGTDRLAEAATQMPDFDLFLNVQGDEPEIASTSIDTLIKMMEENPGVNMGTLATPIRDKALLSDPACVKVVLDQNGKALLFSRSQIPFVREWDDAVLEANPPHFLMHLGIYAYRRDFLLRIAAAPRTEIEKLESLEQLRVLSMGESIHVGIVNEASSGIDTPSDYAAFVSRKLAC, from the coding sequence ATGTCCCCGCAAGCTCCGCTTCGTCTCCATCTTCGCACCGCCGTCATCATTCCGGCTCGTCTGCAGTCGACCCGACTGCCTCATAAGATGCTGCTGGCCGAGACCGGCAAACCGTTGATCCAGCACACCTACGAAGCGGCCGTGGACGCCCTCCGCCCTGAAAAAGTGATCGTTGCAACCGATCACCCCTCGATTCGGGACGCGGTGCTGGCATTCGGGGGCGAAGTCCTGATGACCAGCGAGTCGTGCGCGAGCGGAACCGATCGTCTGGCCGAAGCGGCGACGCAGATGCCCGATTTCGACCTATTCCTCAACGTTCAAGGAGATGAGCCCGAAATCGCATCGACCTCGATCGATACGCTGATCAAGATGATGGAGGAAAACCCCGGCGTGAACATGGGAACGCTGGCGACCCCGATCCGCGACAAAGCGCTCCTTTCGGACCCGGCCTGCGTGAAGGTGGTCCTCGACCAAAACGGCAAAGCCCTTCTCTTTAGCCGCAGTCAAATTCCGTTCGTCCGCGAGTGGGATGACGCCGTTCTGGAGGCCAATCCCCCCCACTTTTTGATGCACCTCGGGATTTACGCTTACCGTCGTGATTTTCTGTTACGGATTGCCGCGGCGCCGCGGACCGAAATCGAAAAGCTGGAAAGTCTGGAGCAGCTTCGAGTTCTGTCGATGGGCGAGTCGATTCATGTCGGCATCGTCAACGAAGCCTCGTCCGGCATCGACACGCCGAGCGACTATGCGGCATTTGTCAGCCGCAAGCTTGCTTGCTAA